The Halichondria panicea chromosome 8, odHalPani1.1, whole genome shotgun sequence DNA segment AGAGCATATCTTTGAgctttgtctcttatacttcTCTTGTCATTAGTGGAAAGCCCGTCTCTGTATTTCTTCTGGCCAGCATTGCTGGCAGCAGTCTTGTACAGCAGTATGTCCTCATACTCTTGTTGAGTAGCCATTCTGATTGCTAACAGTCTATACATTTCGCATGCACGCGCACGCTTATTATACTAAAGCCTTGACCAGGTTTTgacagggtacatgtacccggATGATATATCCTGGGGGCGGGGATTCTGTCCTAGGACGAAACCACCGGGGGGAGGCATTGTCCTAAGACCGCAGGCTCCGGGGGAGAAACTGTCGCCCGGAGGTTCTATCCTATGACACCGGAATcacattagctagctagctagactagcaTACCTTGACTCTCTCTGGAATTTGTAACGAGACATTTCGGAATGGAAAATCATCCTTTAATGCAGGCTTGCTAGCAGCTACAATCGAGCACACAACCAGCACCACAGCCAAACATACGCACATGCACTTTTGAAAAGCCATCGTATCACTGTGAAACAGTACAGGTGACTTCATAAAGAATGCAATAAGATATTCACTTGCATGTTAACTTTACGTTTAATAATAGCTTACCAAATCATACGTCCAGTCGAGTCCTAGCCTCCTTGGCCTTCTCGATCTCAAGGCCTAAACAAttagagcggcctggaatcgaggctagtccagtcctatctatataattatcatgtgataTCTACTTATGTCACAATTACTGTACTGACCTCGGAAGCACACTGGAATTTAGTCTAGGTCTATAATCGCTGACACAGCATTGCATACCATTTCACTTTTGGGCTAGCAGCCTTACTTTTAATAAACCATGCATGAAAATAGTATTAATGACGAGTCAAGCTGCATGCAGTtcaagaataataattatgtatctccTCATTGATGATTCGACCTCAGTTAGTAATGAACAACTGGCACATTTAAGTACAAAAACAATTGCACTCGTTACAATACCGTAAGGGGTTGAGTtcaaaggtacatgtacatgtataatataatcataataaaGAGTTCGTACAAAGCAGCTTAGTAGTATTTTCCATCTCTATCTCTCCCTGGAGACCGTCTGAAAGAAGAATGATACAATCAATATTGATCAACATGCATATCACAACAAAAAAGATATTTAGAGTAAACATGCCTCATCGAAGGATGAATTGCCTTTCCTACACAAAGAGAGCTGTAGCAGTCAAAACCAGTGTTTTTAATACACTATCAAAACTCACCTGTATGGACTAGGGCTGCGACCGCCTCGCCTGCAAGATAGAACAACATAAAATGGTTATTACGCTAAAACAACAGATTTTGTACTCACTGATAATCTGGGCTGCATAAAATGGTTATTGCGCTTAAAAGAACAGAAATTGTACTCACTGATAATCTGGGCTGCGACCTCCTCTCCTTGGGGGAGAACGGGAACGAGACCTGGAGCATAATCACGGAGTAACATGCAGTAAAACCACAATGCTTAATCCTGGTTGATCTTGCACCTATGAACTGAGGTGACTATACAGTTACTTGAGCTGCTAAACAATCTACACATTTCCACATACACAAGCAAATAAAAAAATTGCATCAAACCCCCAAGATGATCAGGCGAAAACAAACGGATAACTCACCTTCTAGGGCTTGGACTCTTGGACCGACCGTATGGAGACCTAATGAAGAGGTTAAAGACGACAAACACAGTTATCACATGGAAAGATGGAAACAGGAGCAAAATGCTTCCCGCAGAGGTGAAACACATAGCATGTAGATGTGTGGAGGATGAGGGGCATGAGGAGGTAGACCAAATAGCAGAGTAGAGATGTTAATACCAGCTATTGGAATATCAGCAGAGAAGCTAGATACTTCAGGGAGTGGGTTGTAAACTATGACCATAGTGAATTGGCTGAGCTGCAGAAGCGCAGACAGATGTTGAATCTTTCAAACATGCACATTACGTGCGATGCAGATAAGCCTGTGAGAAGCACACATAAAAATGATACTGCACTAAGACCATGCTACATTTTGGCAAATATTGTCTGGCCAATTTGTCAGAACACATGGAAAATTGACCGGTCAGGTGCACTAAATGGTCGGTAAAGTGCCAACTGCCGACCGTTATAATAAGGACTGAgtaagtattataattattatatcaggTACAGACACAAGTGGTACAAAATATCTTTTCTCTTGGTTTGTTGCACGGCATACTAAATTTACGAGCTACAAAATGTAATAGTATTACAACTCTCTAGCACGTACCTGCTTCGACGACGATCACCATATCTAGGTGGACTTCTGCGATAACGGCTGCTTACTATTGATGGTGGTCCACCGCCTCGGCGCTCTTCTTTAAAACCACGACCACTGCCTCCAGGTCTGAATTGTGCACTATGGcttgtatacacacatttgGGAGTTGGCATACACAAACCTGCTGGTGCCTTTGGCTAATTCACACTTGATAGTAACTCCACAAACTCTACGACCATCCATATCCTTAACTGCATCTTCCGCATCACGAGGATCCTCAAACTCAATAAAAGCAAAACCTGTGTGAAAAGGGAGAACAATCACTCAaggtttatacatgtatgtaaccgtagattgaagagttaaaggggtaggaaacggagtggtgcacgtgatgattttacattgaatctgcagtggagccgcGAAATCTATCCGCAAATACCAActgtttcctatccctctaactcttcaatttATGACataaccaagggcgtataaaagaagagagggcatgcaactgtAAAAGAGCAGAGTTCAAATGTGGGTAAATGAACGTGCATGAAAAGCTAAAGATCTAAATTTTATTTTTAACACTCATGCAAATTcacacattcatccgcccacgtttgaactctgctagctacgtgtactgatagtggagtagcataccctctcttcttttatacgcccttgacttGGACAGTTTGACCATATAcagtcagggtgtcatacaggattttgaagtagaggggaaAGTAtatacctgaatgcaaattttaggggggggggggggggggggggattggagcTAGAGGAGGGATAATCCCCCTTTTCCCTTCCCCTGTATGACAGGATGTGCCCAGAATTAAAATTTTTGTATGCTAATTCTTTAGTTTTGGTTCACCACCGACCAGGTGGGGTATACACCCGGCCCCTGCATAGAGAGGGTTTGCGATGGACGTGCCCCTGACACAGAAAATTCCCCCAAAATGGATGATCACTGTTAACTAGAACTTCTGACGCcgaaattatggtggcgcttatgttctatagctagtgtagaattttgtagagaaaatgggcgtggtatagctcagtttcacttgctagctgcaAGCTGAATGACTcgtgaacaacattcattgactgtagctatgggttaGACAACTGTGTAGAAGTGTGGAGGGTCAAAGATGCAGAATGATCGTCTTGATGTCTTAAACAAGCACTTTTATAAGCGCTAATTCCAGCAACGGTTTGGCGCTTTTTAAAatatgctgatgctgacgtggcgtttattatggtggcgctgtaattagaagactGTTACCAAGATCTTGGTTATTCTGATGCATGCGCATACCAGGCCGTTTTCCTCACACGGAAACTGGCCAGTCCTTTCAGAGTTAAAAAGGGAGTGGTTCTagtcattattttgtttttctAAAACAAAACTAATTTTGGGGTGCTATGATTAGAACAAATATTTATGTTAACACATTTTCGGAAGTCACTTGTGAAACATTGTATGAACTACTGACCTGGTGGATTTCTGGCAACCCAGACACTCTTCAGAGGACCATATCTTTCGAACTCTTTTTCCAGTTCTGGTTTGGATCCTCCGGAACCGAGATCACCTACATAGACTCTTGTTCTTTCACCTCTATTAGACATTGTTTAAGAGCCCTGACAACAGTTTCTAGTTCTTCGATGGAATGGTGAAGTAAAATGACCTCTGAAAAATTACATACAAAATGGCAGCTTTAACTCACGTGGGCAAGCACGTGATgtttaatattattttgtgtttCGTAAGAGTTTTTTGAATGGTGAGCACCAAATCAGAAGAGACAGAAATATGAGGGTACCTTGCACTATTTGCACAGAAGTTATTACTAAAGATGCTGCTGCTACACCTTGTATCCTACAATGGTCATAGTACTGATTGCACTATGAGCTACAGTGTAGATCTAGCTCAAAATAGATCGTGACTCTGAAAAGTACCTTTAGAATCTTACAAATGACTGTATTATATTCCACTTATTTCCCTTTACTGCAATCAGGTGGACACATCTTTCATTATGCATGGTAAGACTTCGAATAATAATATGTTGTACATGTCTACTGATCCACACTCTTCCCCAGTGCAGCTTGCACCAGTGGGTCGCCCCAAACAAGACATGTCCCACTTGTCGAAAAAAGTGTCCTGTAAAGGAAGTATTGAAGCTATTCATAAATGGTTCAGATCCGCTATTTAGTGCCAACCTTGAAGATATTTCTTCTGAGGAAATGAAGGTATTGTCAGGGGTGTGTCTAACAGGGGGAGAGCATAACCCCCCCCTGGCATGAAACTAATCTAGCTACAGCACAGCTCTGGCACTTGTTGTGCTGGATTTCGCTATGACTTAGTCAACACCACGCCCAATTTAGCATTTGCAGTCGAGTCAGCAATAAGTGCACTTCATAAGAGGCGCAGTTTTATCAATGTGGGGCGTTAACAAATTTCGGTCGCGCGCTTTGCGAGCAGGTAAGCTTCAGCACCCCTGTGCTTGACTTTTAGAAATTCAGAAATTCCCCTGATGGTATGTATACATAGGTACTGTACATATTAATTAATTGAGAAAACATCTTAGAGAAAACATCTTAGTTGTTTGTTATACGTGTATACTGTACTCTACAAGTTGGGCAGAGTCCAACCTTGTACGGGGTGGGAATAATTGCTAGGgcttggcaaattatgctagcataatttttggGAGACTTCTAGCAACTAGCATAATTGAGAATAATAGGGCACTAAATTAGCATAATCTATCATGTAGCTAGATATAGACATCTATGACTGTTCTGTAAGCACTAGCCGCTAGGCAGGCATGGAAGAGTCCCTTAGAGTTGGTCTTCAACGTTGGTCCGTGGTATGTATGGACCGGCATACGATATTTGCTTTTGGGACtcgtgatcctttaccaattTCTACATGATTCAATAGAAGAATAGAGGATGTAACTTAGTACGAGAGTAAAGAATAAAGAAATGAATAGTG contains these protein-coding regions:
- the LOC135339971 gene encoding serine/arginine-rich splicing factor 3-like isoform X1 — translated: MSNRGERTRVYVGDLGSGGSKPELEKEFERYGPLKSVWVARNPPGFAFIEFEDPRDAEDAVKDMDGRRVCGVTIKCELAKGTSSAQFRPGGSGRGFKEERRGGGPPSIVSSRYRRSPPRYGDRRRSRSPYGRSKSPSPRRSRSRSPPRRGGRSPDYQRGGRSPSPYRKGNSSFDETVSRER
- the LOC135339971 gene encoding RNA-binding protein 1-like isoform X3: MSNRGERTRVYVGDLGSGGSKPELEKEFERYGPLKSVWVARNPPGFAFIEFEDPRDAEDAVKDMDGRRVCGVTIKCELAKGTSRPGGSGRGFKEERRGGGPPSIVSSRYRRSPPRYGDRRRSRSPYGRSKSPSPRRSRSRSPPRRGGRSPDYQRGGRSPSPYRKGNSSFDETVSRER
- the LOC135339971 gene encoding serine/arginine-rich splicing factor 3-like isoform X2, whose amino-acid sequence is MSNRGERTRVYVGDLGSGGSKPELEKEFERYGPLKSVWVARNPPGFAFIEFEDPRDAEDAVKDMDGRRVCGVTIKCELAKGTSSAQFRPGGSGRGFKEERRGGGPPSIVSSRYRRSPPRYGDRRRSRSPYGRSKSPSPRRSRSRSPPRRGGRSPDYQRGGRSPSPYRRSPGRDRDGKYY